A window from Malacoplasma iowae encodes these proteins:
- a CDS encoding exonuclease/endonuclease/phosphatase family protein, whose product MKMRKSKVISIGIISISILLLVGGLFVYFYLKNKDSNELATPNPNANSYKINDDKSFIGDIWNLIDDNVITNKSSDSVSNYSYIRSKVSDHSPIGMKLNIDNQVYNVGHWNTLNFTFSKDRQEKVDNISKTILFYKFDLIGLTEINANTVTETNKENATYFINYINGLIPKDERNNREYDIIVSNNTTSQFAAAGQSEQVAILYNKNKFKPIEYTNLAIKNDAIVGSGYFYSNPLTDFSKDTSRKYDYVRSPFGTMFNLVNSTIEYPITFLFSHFDSPGASSSSQNKKTEIMVDGIGSQEYYEHITSKMF is encoded by the coding sequence ATGAAAATGAGAAAATCAAAAGTTATTTCAATTGGTATAATATCAATTTCGATTTTATTGCTTGTTGGTGGTTTATTTGTTTATTTTTATTTGAAAAATAAAGATAGCAATGAACTTGCAACACCAAACCCAAATGCTAATTCTTATAAGATTAATGACGATAAATCTTTTATTGGTGATATTTGAAATCTCATTGATGATAATGTAATTACAAACAAAAGTAGTGATAGTGTTTCAAATTATAGTTATATAAGATCAAAGGTTAGCGACCATTCCCCAATTGGAATGAAATTAAATATAGATAATCAAGTTTATAATGTTGGTCATTGAAACACTTTAAATTTTACTTTTAGTAAAGATAGACAAGAAAAAGTTGATAATATATCAAAAACAATATTATTTTATAAATTTGATTTAATTGGTTTAACTGAAATAAATGCTAACACTGTTACAGAAACTAATAAAGAAAATGCAACTTATTTTATAAATTATATTAATGGCTTGATACCAAAAGATGAAAGAAATAACAGAGAATATGATATTATTGTTTCTAACAATACAACATCACAATTTGCAGCAGCAGGTCAAAGTGAACAAGTTGCAATACTATATAACAAAAACAAATTTAAACCAATTGAATATACTAATTTAGCAATTAAAAATGATGCCATTGTTGGGAGTGGTTACTTTTATAGCAATCCTTTAACAGATTTTAGTAAAGATACATCAAGAAAATATGATTATGTTAGAAGTCCGTTTGGAACAATGTTTAATTTGGTTAATTCTACAATTGAATATCCAATAACATTTTTATTCTCTCATTTTGATTCTCCTGGTGCATCTAGTTCATCACAAAATAAAAAAACTGAAATTATGGTTGATGGTATTGGGAGTCAAGAATATTATGAGCATATAACATCAAAAATGTTTTAA